A single window of Methylocella tundrae DNA harbors:
- a CDS encoding helix-turn-helix domain-containing protein: MLNKCIRAEVSSDRRQNNFANPQLRTLLKASASSISEPVIPPIKLLYSVVEVLKLLSIGRNTFYALIKNNELKATKIRGRTLVHIDEIHRFLRSLPTI; encoded by the coding sequence ATGCTCAATAAGTGCATCCGGGCCGAGGTTTCCTCGGACCGAAGACAGAATAATTTTGCCAATCCGCAACTACGGACGCTATTGAAAGCATCGGCATCGAGCATTTCGGAGCCGGTCATTCCACCGATTAAACTGCTGTATTCGGTTGTCGAAGTATTGAAATTGCTGAGCATTGGCAGAAACACATTCTATGCGTTGATAAAGAACAATGAGCTGAAGGCGACCAAAATTCGAGGTCGGACATTGGTTCATATCGATGAAATCCATCGATTCCTACGTAGTCTTCCGACTATTTAG
- a CDS encoding phage major capsid protein has protein sequence MSRRSLQDLREERYAIAEQIKALTNKQPYTKRDANECDELFAKIEPIDNQIHNIERVTTLSDNLEQRAGDLSVYNGRSTDENAHQINAARKAFSNALRFGMERLSPEDRALVSADAPGNCGRVMNIAEGTLTAGGYIVPTIVMPTVLQKLKYFGGMRDVATILPTSGGGPLNWPTTDDTASSGELVAENMPASNGDMAFGVATLNAWKFSSKIIPVSFEVLQDAAVDVESLVMTAMATRLARGMNTYFTIGTGVNQPQGALTAASLGYTMPTGNATSVTYDGLVNLFHALDPAYRVSQNCAFQMNDQTFKQVKLLKDGNGRPLWLPSTSGALGGDQGFDTLLGKRLVINQDMPSMAANAKPILFGDFSKYIIRDVMSMIILRFTDSAYTSKGQIGFLGFARSDGRLVDASNASIQYLANSAT, from the coding sequence ATGTCTCGACGTTCCCTTCAAGACCTCCGCGAAGAACGCTACGCCATCGCGGAGCAGATAAAGGCGCTGACTAATAAACAGCCGTACACGAAGCGTGACGCGAACGAATGCGACGAGCTTTTTGCGAAAATCGAGCCCATCGATAATCAAATCCACAACATCGAAAGAGTCACTACGCTATCGGACAATCTCGAACAGCGCGCCGGCGATCTCTCCGTCTACAACGGCCGGTCGACGGACGAAAACGCGCATCAGATCAACGCAGCGCGCAAGGCGTTCTCAAATGCGCTGCGCTTCGGCATGGAGCGCCTGTCGCCGGAAGATCGCGCGCTCGTATCGGCTGACGCGCCGGGCAACTGCGGACGCGTCATGAACATCGCCGAAGGAACCTTGACGGCCGGCGGCTATATCGTTCCGACGATTGTCATGCCGACCGTGTTGCAAAAGCTGAAATATTTCGGCGGCATGCGCGACGTCGCGACAATCTTGCCAACGTCAGGCGGTGGTCCATTGAATTGGCCGACGACAGACGACACGGCGAGCTCCGGCGAGCTCGTCGCGGAGAACATGCCGGCGTCAAACGGCGACATGGCTTTCGGCGTCGCGACGTTGAACGCCTGGAAATTCTCGTCAAAGATCATTCCCGTCTCGTTCGAGGTTTTACAGGACGCGGCGGTCGACGTCGAATCGCTTGTGATGACCGCGATGGCGACGCGCCTCGCGCGCGGCATGAACACATATTTCACCATCGGAACGGGTGTAAACCAACCACAAGGCGCTCTTACTGCGGCGTCGCTCGGCTACACCATGCCAACGGGCAACGCAACGAGCGTAACCTATGACGGTCTGGTCAACCTTTTTCACGCCTTGGATCCTGCATATCGCGTGAGCCAGAACTGCGCGTTCCAAATGAATGACCAGACCTTCAAGCAGGTCAAGCTCCTGAAGGACGGAAATGGGCGCCCGTTATGGCTGCCGTCGACCAGCGGCGCGCTCGGCGGCGATCAGGGCTTCGACACCCTGCTCGGCAAGCGCCTGGTCATCAACCAGGACATGCCGTCGATGGCGGCGAACGCCAAGCCGATCCTGTTTGGCGATTTTTCGAAATATATCATTCGTGATGTGATGAGCATGATCATCCTGCGCTTTACGGATAGCGCCTACACGTCGAAAGGCCAGATCGGATTTTTGGGCTTTGCTCGGTCTGACGGTCGCCTGGTCGATGCTTCCAATGCGTCGATTCAATATTTGGCGAACAGCGCCACCTAA
- a CDS encoding DUF7146 domain-containing protein, whose translation MLGDAGVPCPGCGGRDRFAVNFKKDVWNCRASGIGGDAIALAQHIDGSTFLVAVETVLGEPPPGRGSTESDEERRVREDRLARARADFERREQDDAKTAQRFRERERWAAWKLWTSAAPIAGTMAEAYLGLRGVEAPPGARLRFHANAPLWDRPKDQGGKIIHFGPALIAAIEGASGRFSGVQRTWIDLAQPKGKALIVHPETGEILPAKKARGSIKGGAILLVKGRDGSDFPGDCKPARRLFLGEGIETVLSVYCAMREANDPLLEGAEFRAAVDLGNLCGPAAGRIPHPTLKKADRNGVERRLFVPNNEPKDDPAFPLIPIARSVDDLWLLGDGDSEPFFTRMALERAGKRFSRAYPWLVIRLFMATAGRDFNDMRLASLRTAAEACA comes from the coding sequence ATGCTCGGCGACGCCGGCGTGCCTTGTCCTGGCTGTGGCGGCCGCGATCGCTTCGCGGTCAATTTCAAGAAAGACGTCTGGAATTGCCGCGCCTCGGGAATCGGCGGCGACGCCATCGCCCTGGCGCAGCATATCGACGGCTCAACTTTCCTCGTCGCCGTGGAGACCGTGCTTGGCGAGCCTCCACCCGGCCGGGGATCGACTGAAAGCGACGAAGAGCGCCGCGTGCGCGAAGACAGGCTTGCAAGGGCGCGCGCAGACTTTGAGCGGCGCGAACAGGATGACGCCAAAACCGCGCAGCGCTTCCGCGAGCGCGAACGTTGGGCGGCTTGGAAGCTTTGGACAAGCGCGGCCCCGATCGCCGGCACGATGGCGGAAGCCTATTTGGGCTTGCGCGGCGTTGAAGCGCCGCCCGGCGCGCGGCTACGGTTTCACGCCAACGCGCCGCTATGGGATCGCCCGAAAGACCAGGGCGGCAAGATCATTCATTTCGGCCCGGCGCTGATCGCGGCCATCGAGGGCGCGAGCGGGCGCTTTTCCGGCGTGCAGCGGACTTGGATCGATCTCGCGCAGCCCAAAGGCAAGGCGCTGATCGTCCATCCTGAGACTGGCGAGATCCTGCCGGCAAAAAAGGCGCGAGGCTCGATCAAGGGCGGCGCGATCCTTTTGGTCAAGGGCCGCGACGGCTCCGATTTTCCTGGCGATTGCAAGCCTGCGCGCCGTCTCTTTCTCGGCGAGGGAATCGAGACGGTGCTCTCGGTTTACTGCGCCATGCGCGAGGCCAATGATCCCTTGCTCGAAGGCGCAGAGTTTCGGGCGGCGGTCGACCTCGGCAATCTATGCGGGCCGGCGGCCGGACGCATCCCGCATCCGACCTTGAAAAAGGCCGATCGCAACGGCGTCGAGCGGCGGCTGTTCGTCCCGAATAACGAGCCGAAAGATGATCCTGCTTTTCCGTTGATCCCGATCGCGCGCAGCGTCGACGATCTGTGGTTGTTGGGCGACGGCGACAGCGAGCCGTTCTTTACGCGGATGGCGCTCGAGCGAGCGGGGAAGCGGTTTTCGAGGGCATATCCCTGGCTCGTCATTCGACTGTTCATGGCGACGGCCGGACGCGACTTCAACGACATGAGGCTCGCCTCGCTTCGAACCGCCGCGGAGGCCTGCGCCTGA
- a CDS encoding ArsR/SmtB family transcription factor — translation MATPSNLIESVARALGVPEATVSSHYRALREAGLVSKAGRGRGSAKMTTQDAANLLIAVAGSSALKNAIETVTEIVALPVVLTFGGKNPIFGKWTTVPIPLLQALPAKHTFGQVFAALIQAAADGSLLEARAHLPANKRFIEISFLSPGSNAMLRFFEESGKNLEGAQYSSIPYDKRSSQNVDELKGHSTTPKFYGDLTQKRSFSENTIIAVAELLRK, via the coding sequence ATGGCGACACCGAGTAATCTAATCGAGAGTGTTGCGAGAGCACTCGGTGTGCCTGAAGCGACTGTATCGTCTCACTATCGCGCACTTCGGGAAGCGGGCCTTGTTAGCAAGGCTGGTCGCGGGCGAGGTTCGGCAAAAATGACGACTCAAGATGCGGCTAACCTTTTGATCGCCGTAGCCGGCAGTTCCGCCCTGAAAAACGCCATTGAAACTGTGACCGAAATTGTTGCGCTTCCGGTTGTTCTTACGTTTGGCGGGAAAAATCCGATCTTTGGGAAATGGACAACCGTACCGATTCCGCTTCTGCAAGCGCTGCCAGCCAAACATACTTTTGGACAGGTTTTTGCGGCGTTAATCCAAGCCGCTGCCGATGGATCTCTACTGGAAGCGCGTGCACATTTACCTGCCAACAAGCGTTTTATAGAGATTAGTTTCTTAAGCCCCGGCTCTAACGCAATGCTTAGATTCTTCGAAGAGTCGGGAAAAAACCTAGAGGGCGCGCAATATTCTTCGATCCCGTACGACAAAAGATCATCTCAAAATGTTGATGAGCTCAAAGGACATAGTACTACGCCTAAATTCTACGGGGATTTGACGCAAAAGCGCTCATTCAGCGAAAATACAATCATAGCTGTAGCTGAATTACTTCGAAAATAA
- a CDS encoding TIGR01458 family HAD-type hydrolase — MSQVKKPEQAVKGVLLDIDGVVCVGPRALAGSLDAIAHIRELCVPLKFVTNTTRRPRRVIVEDLMRLGLEVATEDIFTPASIARNLLAQKNLAPLLIVHPDLREDFAGLPPGSVEAVVIGDAGDCFSYDNLNKSYRKLIHGAEFFALAKNRNFLDSDGELSLDAGPFVAALEYGSGKTATVLGKPSPAFFKLAVESMGRPKEHVVMIGDDAEADVGGAMAAGLQAILVRTGKYRPGQETHLPTPPTAVVADLKAAVEWMFG; from the coding sequence GTGTCACAGGTGAAGAAGCCCGAGCAAGCCGTCAAAGGCGTTCTCCTCGATATAGACGGCGTTGTCTGCGTTGGCCCCAGGGCTCTTGCGGGCTCGCTCGACGCAATCGCCCATATCCGGGAATTGTGCGTGCCGCTGAAGTTTGTCACCAATACGACGCGCCGTCCAAGGCGCGTCATCGTTGAGGATCTCATGCGCCTTGGACTCGAGGTCGCAACCGAGGACATCTTCACGCCGGCAAGCATTGCACGCAATCTGCTGGCGCAGAAAAATCTTGCGCCCTTGCTGATCGTGCACCCGGACCTTCGCGAGGATTTTGCCGGTTTGCCGCCAGGCAGCGTCGAGGCCGTCGTGATCGGCGACGCGGGCGACTGCTTCAGCTATGATAATTTGAACAAGTCCTACCGGAAGCTTATCCATGGCGCCGAGTTTTTCGCACTCGCGAAAAATCGGAATTTCCTCGACAGCGACGGTGAGCTCAGCCTCGACGCCGGTCCTTTCGTCGCGGCGCTGGAATATGGATCCGGGAAAACCGCGACGGTCCTCGGCAAGCCCTCCCCCGCCTTTTTCAAGCTCGCCGTCGAGAGCATGGGGCGCCCAAAGGAGCATGTCGTCATGATCGGCGACGATGCGGAAGCCGACGTCGGCGGCGCTATGGCGGCCGGCCTTCAGGCAATCCTCGTGCGCACCGGCAAATATAGGCCCGGCCAGGAGACGCATTTACCGACTCCGCCGACGGCCGTCGTCGCCGATCTTAAGGCCGCGGTCGAATGGATGTTTGGCTGA
- a CDS encoding tyrosine-type recombinase/integrase produces MAKLHLLSARFCATVAEPGRHADGGNLYLRVDASGAARWTFMWMRNGRQREAGLGSRDLVSLAQARELAGHMRESLSKGIDPLDARAAERRANAARVTFGESADALLASKESGWRNEKHKAQWRMTLEHYAASLRPIAVADVSTQDVLRALQPIWRTKPETASRLRGRIEAVIDSARVAGHIDDRAPNPARWGGHLEMLLPKPAKLSRGHHAAMPYQEIPAFLARLRQAEGMGARALELVILTAARSGEVLGAVWPEVNFEARIWTVPASRMKAAREHRIPLSEAAIKLLAAIAEFKIGDFVFPGQKPGKSLSNMALDMTLRRLKADGVTAHGFRSAFRDWAGEETHYAREIAEAALAHQIGDKAEQAYRRGDALEKRRALMDDWAAFCGAS; encoded by the coding sequence GTGGCAAAGCTTCATCTCTTATCGGCGCGATTCTGCGCGACCGTAGCGGAACCCGGCCGCCATGCGGACGGCGGCAATCTCTATCTGCGCGTCGACGCTTCGGGAGCGGCCCGCTGGACCTTCATGTGGATGCGAAATGGACGCCAGCGCGAGGCTGGCCTGGGATCGCGCGATCTCGTTTCTCTCGCTCAGGCGCGCGAGCTCGCCGGCCACATGCGCGAGTCGCTTTCTAAAGGGATCGATCCTCTCGACGCTCGCGCGGCCGAGCGACGCGCCAATGCGGCGCGCGTCACCTTTGGCGAGTCGGCTGATGCGTTGCTCGCATCAAAGGAATCCGGCTGGCGCAACGAAAAGCACAAGGCGCAATGGCGCATGACGCTTGAACATTATGCGGCAAGCTTGCGGCCGATCGCCGTGGCGGACGTCTCGACGCAGGACGTTCTACGCGCCTTGCAACCAATCTGGCGCACCAAGCCGGAAACGGCCAGCCGGCTGCGCGGGCGCATTGAGGCGGTGATTGATTCGGCCCGCGTCGCCGGCCATATCGACGATCGCGCGCCGAACCCCGCGCGTTGGGGCGGACATTTGGAAATGCTGCTTCCGAAGCCCGCAAAGCTCTCGCGCGGTCATCATGCGGCGATGCCATATCAGGAAATCCCCGCCTTTCTGGCCCGGCTGCGCCAAGCGGAAGGCATGGGCGCCCGCGCGCTTGAGCTCGTCATCTTGACGGCCGCCCGTAGTGGCGAGGTGCTGGGCGCCGTATGGCCCGAGGTCAATTTCGAGGCGAGGATCTGGACGGTGCCGGCAAGCCGTATGAAGGCCGCGCGCGAGCACCGAATCCCTCTTTCGGAAGCGGCGATCAAACTATTGGCCGCGATCGCCGAGTTCAAAATCGGTGACTTCGTTTTTCCGGGCCAAAAGCCGGGCAAGTCGCTCTCGAATATGGCGCTCGATATGACGCTTCGCAGGCTAAAGGCCGATGGCGTGACCGCGCACGGCTTTCGCTCGGCCTTCCGCGATTGGGCCGGCGAAGAAACGCACTATGCCCGCGAGATCGCCGAGGCGGCGCTCGCTCACCAGATCGGCGACAAAGCAGAGCAAGCCTATCGGCGCGGCGATGCGCTGGAAAAGCGGCGGGCGCTTATGGACGATTGGGCCGCGTTTTGCGGGGCCAGTTAA
- a CDS encoding sensor histidine kinase: MTKDDDKAEQIENLLTTPDLAGALESEQFRRFLDQVPVALIVSEMAEGERIVYVNPEFEKLSGQAFGEVEGRPWGVVRGRALGGDPARLLGQAIIENSDHVGSFMIERPDGEEVAVEAYSNTIEDEAGTTVFRLAALVCVHIDRDGAREEFERQLREKDTALREIQHRVRNNLQMITALIRYEAKTASADAAGGSFDKIAGRIEALQLLYNSLGDDQPGQEVDLGAYLTQIASAVMRAHATEGVRLDLKVDAYPVSVNVAMPTGLVVNELLTNALKHAFRGREQGTISLQSLTDSEGCRVVIADDGAGLPEGDEWPKRGKLSALIVRSLRENAKAALTVESSPGRGMRVTIFFTRAAATPEAAA; the protein is encoded by the coding sequence ATGACCAAAGACGACGACAAGGCCGAGCAAATCGAAAACCTGCTCACGACGCCCGATTTGGCCGGGGCGCTTGAAAGCGAGCAATTCCGCCGCTTTCTCGATCAGGTCCCTGTCGCTCTTATCGTTTCCGAGATGGCGGAGGGCGAACGCATCGTCTACGTCAATCCAGAGTTTGAAAAACTGTCCGGCCAAGCTTTCGGCGAGGTGGAAGGCAGGCCTTGGGGCGTTGTGCGCGGCCGCGCGCTGGGTGGCGACCCCGCTCGGCTTCTCGGCCAGGCCATCATTGAAAACAGCGATCATGTCGGCTCGTTCATGATCGAGCGCCCCGACGGCGAAGAGGTCGCCGTCGAGGCTTATTCGAACACAATCGAGGACGAGGCTGGAACAACTGTGTTCAGGCTCGCCGCGCTCGTCTGCGTCCATATCGACCGCGATGGCGCGCGCGAAGAATTCGAGCGGCAATTGCGCGAGAAGGACACCGCCCTGCGGGAAATTCAGCACCGCGTCCGGAACAATTTGCAGATGATCACAGCCTTAATCCGCTATGAAGCGAAGACCGCCAGCGCGGACGCGGCAGGCGGCTCTTTCGATAAAATCGCCGGCCGCATCGAGGCGCTGCAGCTGCTTTATAATTCACTCGGCGACGATCAGCCTGGCCAGGAGGTCGATCTTGGCGCCTATCTCACCCAGATCGCCTCGGCCGTCATGCGCGCTCACGCAACAGAGGGCGTGCGGCTGGACCTCAAGGTCGACGCCTATCCTGTCTCGGTCAACGTCGCCATGCCGACCGGCCTTGTCGTCAATGAGCTTTTGACCAACGCCCTCAAGCACGCATTTCGAGGGCGCGAGCAAGGCACCATCTCGTTGCAGAGCCTCACGGACAGCGAGGGGTGCCGCGTCGTGATCGCCGATGACGGCGCTGGCCTGCCTGAAGGCGATGAATGGCCAAAGCGCGGCAAGCTCAGCGCCTTGATCGTCCGTTCGCTTCGCGAAAACGCCAAGGCCGCGCTGACGGTCGAGTCGAGCCCTGGCCGCGGCATGCGCGTCACCATCTTCTTTACACGCGCCGCCGCCACGCCAGAAGCCGCGGCTTGA
- a CDS encoding DNA primase family protein encodes MADPNDIVAAARSAEILAFPGRAGEAIDDDESAQGEGKAETAAGGERARISDAESIDLRLARFPLTDLGNAERFKARHEDDLRYCPDIGWLYWDGRRWARDGAEEVVKRAEHMTVRAIQDEARALRESGQDVVFVDAKGKETLLSDKIVAWGRNSEAASRMASISKRADSMMAIAVGDLDADKMKINVANGTLHIAPRDDGPYVVLKPHDPADYITKISPVEYDEDAVCPRYDRFLDEVQPPDEHGGRDMQIFLDQWAGLSLTGDTSEQRITFHYGKGRNGKSVWVKTMSFVAGDYADSIPIESFLDSGRARAGGQATPDLAGLPGVRMLTTSEPKKGATLDEGLIKLFSGGDVIKARHLNKGYFAFTPQAKLTMQGNYRPRITGADEGIWNRLLLVPWGVYLPPEKRDRRMAEKLQLEASGILNRLLDGLCLWLDSGLRIPSSVATATADYRSDSDPLSRFLEACTRQALGKRVQATDMHNVFTAWAKSNGETPWTAKGLGSALKERGLAQKKSGNALWLDIELTKGVTDFAEAAGAHMDEEADDD; translated from the coding sequence ATGGCCGATCCGAACGATATCGTTGCAGCCGCTCGGAGCGCGGAGATTCTCGCCTTTCCTGGCCGCGCGGGCGAGGCGATCGATGACGATGAGTCGGCGCAAGGGGAAGGAAAGGCAGAGACCGCTGCCGGCGGCGAGCGCGCCCGCATATCGGACGCCGAAAGCATCGACCTTCGTCTCGCGCGTTTTCCGCTGACCGATCTTGGCAACGCCGAACGATTCAAGGCGCGCCATGAAGACGATCTGCGCTACTGTCCCGACATTGGCTGGCTTTATTGGGACGGTAGGCGCTGGGCGCGCGACGGCGCCGAAGAGGTTGTGAAACGCGCCGAGCATATGACCGTGCGCGCGATCCAGGACGAAGCCAGGGCCTTGCGCGAATCGGGTCAAGACGTTGTCTTTGTGGACGCCAAAGGCAAAGAAACGCTGCTGTCTGATAAGATCGTCGCGTGGGGACGCAACTCGGAAGCCGCGAGCCGCATGGCGTCGATCTCGAAGCGCGCCGATTCCATGATGGCCATTGCGGTTGGCGATCTCGACGCGGACAAAATGAAAATCAATGTGGCCAACGGAACGCTGCATATCGCCCCGCGCGACGATGGACCTTATGTCGTTCTCAAGCCGCATGATCCGGCCGACTACATCACCAAGATCTCGCCTGTAGAGTACGATGAGGACGCCGTCTGCCCTCGCTACGATCGTTTCTTGGATGAGGTGCAGCCGCCGGACGAGCATGGCGGGCGCGACATGCAGATTTTTCTCGATCAATGGGCCGGGCTCTCGCTGACTGGCGATACCAGCGAACAGAGAATCACCTTCCATTATGGCAAGGGGCGGAATGGCAAATCGGTGTGGGTCAAGACGATGTCCTTCGTCGCTGGCGACTATGCCGACTCCATTCCGATCGAAAGTTTCCTTGACAGCGGGCGCGCCCGAGCTGGCGGCCAGGCGACGCCTGATCTTGCCGGCTTGCCGGGCGTCAGGATGTTGACGACGTCGGAGCCGAAAAAAGGCGCGACCTTGGACGAAGGTCTGATCAAATTGTTTTCCGGCGGCGACGTGATCAAGGCGCGTCATCTCAACAAGGGATATTTCGCCTTCACGCCGCAAGCAAAACTGACCATGCAAGGCAATTATCGCCCACGCATCACGGGCGCCGACGAAGGCATTTGGAATCGGCTCTTGCTTGTGCCGTGGGGCGTTTATCTGCCGCCCGAAAAGCGCGATCGGAGGATGGCGGAAAAACTACAGCTTGAGGCCTCCGGCATTCTCAACAGGCTTCTCGACGGTCTGTGTTTATGGCTAGACAGCGGCTTGCGCATTCCAAGCAGCGTCGCGACCGCGACGGCGGACTATCGATCCGACAGCGATCCGCTGAGTCGCTTCCTTGAAGCCTGCACGCGCCAGGCGCTTGGCAAGCGCGTGCAGGCGACCGACATGCATAATGTCTTCACGGCTTGGGCGAAGTCCAACGGCGAGACGCCATGGACCGCCAAGGGCCTCGGCTCGGCGCTTAAAGAGCGAGGCCTCGCGCAAAAGAAGAGCGGAAACGCCCTGTGGCTCGATATCGAACTAACGAAGGGCGTCACTGACTTTGCCGAAGCCGCCGGCGCGCATATGGACGAAGAAGCCGACGACGACTGA
- a CDS encoding AAA family ATPase: MASAQQLIGLIRSHAEGNEERFFDLAMQLAAAEEQKGHKRLAEQLRQWAEASQTPAKVDRIKPTPITAPRGDLTGLLGASYPTTRLGDVILPAHLEDELIHIVTETRMTERLEEKGLRPRRRLLLAGPPGTGKTLSAAALAGELRFPLFTVLLHGLITKFMGETAQKLRMIFDAIRTTRGVYLFDEIDALAATRGSENDVGEARRILNSFLQFLDEDTGSSIVVATTNLPQILDRAILRRFDLVLPYEMPNSPAIEKAMRRRLHGFDVNGVDWSKVTQYARGLSTADVVAAAEDAARRAVLDNSSLIETSAAIASLERRCSLQGIGTIVNAAGSPTLHRKRPRATSSLQAKRQSENKATK, translated from the coding sequence ATGGCTTCGGCTCAGCAGCTGATAGGGCTCATAAGGAGCCATGCTGAAGGGAACGAGGAGCGATTCTTCGATCTTGCGATGCAACTCGCCGCCGCCGAGGAGCAAAAGGGCCACAAGCGCCTAGCTGAACAACTCCGCCAATGGGCCGAAGCGAGTCAAACCCCTGCCAAAGTTGACCGGATCAAACCAACGCCGATCACGGCTCCGCGCGGAGACCTTACGGGCTTGCTGGGAGCAAGCTATCCGACGACACGTCTTGGTGACGTAATCCTGCCGGCTCATCTGGAAGATGAGCTCATCCATATCGTCACCGAAACGCGCATGACGGAACGACTGGAAGAGAAAGGCCTTCGACCAAGGAGGAGGCTGCTACTTGCCGGGCCGCCGGGGACGGGTAAGACTTTGAGCGCGGCCGCGCTCGCTGGCGAACTTCGATTTCCTCTTTTTACTGTCCTGCTGCATGGCTTGATAACGAAGTTTATGGGCGAGACGGCGCAAAAACTTCGCATGATCTTCGATGCCATCCGCACGACCCGGGGTGTCTATCTATTCGACGAAATTGATGCCCTCGCGGCGACACGTGGCTCAGAAAATGATGTTGGCGAAGCTCGGCGTATCCTCAATTCGTTTTTACAATTCCTGGACGAAGATACGGGATCTTCGATCGTAGTTGCGACGACAAATCTTCCGCAGATTCTTGATCGCGCCATTCTTCGACGTTTCGATCTGGTACTTCCGTACGAGATGCCCAATTCCCCCGCTATTGAGAAAGCCATGCGTCGTCGTCTGCACGGCTTCGACGTAAATGGAGTAGATTGGTCCAAGGTCACTCAGTATGCGCGGGGTTTGTCGACGGCTGATGTTGTAGCCGCGGCGGAAGATGCTGCTCGGAGAGCGGTGCTGGATAACTCAAGCCTTATTGAGACATCGGCCGCGATCGCTTCCCTCGAACGCCGTTGCTCATTGCAAGGAATAGGGACAATTGTTAATGCCGCGGGATCGCCGACACTTCATCGTAAACGGCCTAGGGCAACATCAAGTCTTCAAGCCAAAAGGCAATCCGAGAACAAAGCGACCAAATGA